Proteins encoded within one genomic window of Halocatena marina:
- a CDS encoding ABC transporter ATP-binding protein: MSLLEVEDLKVTYGTDDGRVHAVNGVSFTIEDGINYGLAGESGSGKSTAAEAIIGLLPDNAQVDATSVRFDGVDLLELSANERQDILWERIAYIPQSAMDSLDPAMTCSAQIRQAIQKHRLISKSNARSRAHELFEMVGLDPGRIDDYPHEFSGGMRQRVTIAMALALDPDLIIADEPTTGLDVIVQDKIIDTILDIQAQIDSSLLLITHDIGVIAETCDELSLLYGGKVMEQGSVDNMLINPVNPYTMGLKNSFPTVDETDETPVSIPGSPPDLTEEPASCVFLDRCAFATEECENSHPAFVELPNRNQRSACHHAKKAAQMRHEATDPGTWGITTDSTAQSGTDEVVLETDGLEKYYTQSQSLAAKLRGQEQNHIRAVDGVSIEVRRSEVLGVAGESGCGKSTLGETIALLEEPTGGEIVFDGMSFEEYHDGNMKEFRRKMQFVFQDPYDSLNPRQKVRDLVGEPLVIHDYRTEKREQTVINTLEQVGLTPGTAFLDAYPHELSGGQRQRVAIARALVLDPDFLICDEPASMLDVSLKVNLLNLLRNLANETDIGIIYISHDLASLTQVSDRLAIMYLGRIVEMGETASVVADPKHPYTNSLLAASPEKDPSVDRNRILLDGEPPDPVALPSGCKFEPRCPKAREQCHQSEPTLEEATEEGQAAACYFPEDEAQYSSVDDEASAEHGESASD; encoded by the coding sequence ATGAGTTTACTCGAAGTCGAAGATTTGAAAGTCACGTACGGTACCGACGATGGACGCGTCCACGCTGTCAATGGCGTCTCGTTCACAATCGAGGATGGCATTAACTATGGGCTCGCCGGTGAGAGTGGCTCGGGAAAATCCACGGCCGCCGAAGCGATCATTGGTCTATTGCCGGACAATGCACAAGTCGACGCTACATCGGTTCGGTTTGATGGTGTTGACCTTCTCGAACTGTCTGCGAACGAACGACAAGACATACTCTGGGAGCGGATAGCATACATCCCCCAGAGTGCAATGGACTCGCTTGACCCGGCAATGACTTGCAGCGCACAGATACGTCAGGCGATCCAGAAACACCGTCTCATCTCGAAATCGAATGCCCGCAGCCGAGCTCACGAACTCTTCGAGATGGTTGGACTCGACCCCGGTCGAATTGATGACTACCCACACGAGTTCTCAGGCGGAATGCGCCAGCGAGTCACAATTGCGATGGCACTCGCGCTTGATCCTGATCTCATCATCGCTGATGAGCCGACGACCGGACTTGACGTGATCGTTCAAGACAAAATCATCGATACCATCCTCGACATTCAGGCCCAGATCGATAGCTCACTCCTGCTCATTACGCACGATATCGGCGTCATTGCCGAAACGTGCGACGAACTGTCCTTGCTCTACGGCGGCAAGGTGATGGAACAAGGGAGCGTGGATAACATGCTGATCAATCCTGTCAACCCCTATACGATGGGGCTGAAGAACTCCTTCCCGACGGTCGATGAGACCGACGAAACACCGGTCTCTATTCCAGGATCACCACCTGATCTCACTGAAGAACCCGCTTCGTGTGTTTTTCTCGACCGGTGTGCGTTCGCCACCGAGGAGTGCGAAAACTCCCACCCAGCGTTCGTCGAACTGCCGAACCGTAACCAGCGTTCGGCTTGCCACCACGCTAAAAAGGCCGCACAGATGCGTCACGAGGCGACAGATCCCGGAACGTGGGGAATCACTACAGATAGCACAGCACAGTCTGGTACTGATGAGGTGGTTCTCGAAACGGACGGACTCGAGAAGTATTATACGCAGAGCCAGTCGCTTGCTGCGAAGCTCCGAGGTCAAGAGCAAAACCACATTCGGGCAGTCGATGGCGTCTCGATCGAAGTCCGTCGCTCGGAGGTTCTTGGCGTTGCCGGAGAATCGGGCTGTGGGAAGTCCACGCTCGGTGAAACCATCGCGCTCTTAGAGGAGCCGACTGGTGGCGAAATTGTCTTCGACGGAATGTCCTTTGAGGAGTATCACGACGGCAATATGAAGGAGTTCCGAAGGAAAATGCAGTTCGTCTTCCAGGATCCCTACGACTCGCTGAACCCCAGACAGAAGGTCCGTGATCTTGTCGGCGAGCCGCTCGTGATTCACGACTATCGAACTGAAAAGCGTGAACAGACCGTTATCAATACCCTCGAACAGGTCGGACTCACACCCGGCACGGCGTTTCTCGATGCGTACCCTCACGAGCTCTCAGGCGGTCAGCGTCAACGCGTCGCCATCGCCCGCGCGCTTGTACTCGATCCAGACTTCTTGATCTGTGACGAGCCAGCATCGATGCTCGACGTCTCGCTGAAAGTCAACCTCCTCAACCTCCTGCGAAATCTCGCAAACGAAACCGACATCGGCATCATCTACATCTCTCACGACCTTGCCAGTCTCACGCAGGTCTCGGACCGTCTTGCTATCATGTATCTTGGACGAATTGTAGAGATGGGTGAGACCGCTTCAGTTGTCGCGGATCCGAAACACCCGTACACGAACTCGCTGCTGGCGGCATCTCCGGAGAAGGATCCGTCTGTCGACCGTAATCGGATTCTTCTCGACGGTGAACCACCGGACCCGGTTGCGCTTCCCTCGGGCTGCAAATTCGAACCTCGGTGTCCGAAAGCTCGCGAACAATGCCATCAATCAGAACCAACGCTGGAGGAAGCTACTGAGGAGGGGCAGGCGGCGGCCTGTTACTTCCCGGAAGACGAAGCACAGTATTCGTCTGTCGATGACGAAGCTTCCGCTGAGCACGGGGAATCAGCCAGCGACTAA
- a CDS encoding ABC transporter permease, with protein sequence MSVEFSRSTGDWLQTKASQVRTQLQFIAEDRPAFVSLVVLASFLFLGVFGPVIAPHEPIRYSVLSANGVIMRLHPPTLAAPLGTTAYGKDVLSQFLAGARPTLIVGLFGGIATGGIGFLVGLVSGYYGGWVDEVLMRLTDLTFSLPFMPMALLLLTFIRPNIWIITLIIAAFLWKMPARVVRSEVLSIRERTFVKSARASGASDFRTMFGHVAPNVLPIGFLYTAYGVAWSIAAQASLAFLGFGDPTTTSWGRMLRQLFASGSIRVAWWWVLPPALGIAAVTTSVFLIGRAYEEIINPEINDHQ encoded by the coding sequence ATGTCCGTCGAGTTCTCCCGGTCAACCGGTGACTGGCTCCAAACGAAAGCGAGTCAGGTTCGGACCCAACTCCAGTTCATCGCCGAGGATCGACCGGCGTTCGTGAGCTTGGTCGTTCTTGCAAGCTTCCTGTTTCTGGGCGTGTTCGGCCCAGTGATCGCTCCACACGAACCGATCCGCTACAGCGTGCTCTCTGCGAATGGCGTCATTATGCGGTTACACCCGCCAACGCTTGCGGCCCCGCTTGGCACGACCGCCTACGGGAAAGATGTGCTCAGCCAGTTCCTCGCTGGAGCCCGACCAACCCTCATCGTAGGACTGTTCGGTGGTATAGCGACCGGCGGGATCGGATTCCTCGTTGGATTGGTCAGCGGCTACTACGGTGGCTGGGTGGATGAGGTTCTGATGCGACTCACGGACCTCACGTTCTCGCTGCCGTTCATGCCGATGGCGCTGTTGTTGCTCACATTTATTCGACCAAATATCTGGATTATCACGCTGATCATCGCGGCCTTCCTTTGGAAGATGCCTGCACGCGTTGTGCGCTCGGAGGTGCTCTCGATCCGCGAGCGGACGTTCGTAAAATCCGCACGCGCGAGCGGCGCGAGTGACTTCCGGACGATGTTCGGTCACGTTGCGCCAAACGTCCTACCGATCGGCTTTCTGTACACGGCGTACGGTGTCGCGTGGTCGATCGCGGCTCAGGCGAGTCTCGCGTTTCTCGGATTCGGCGATCCGACGACGACTAGCTGGGGGCGAATGCTCAGACAGCTTTTCGCCTCAGGAAGCATCCGGGTCGCGTGGTGGTGGGTCCTTCCACCAGCGCTTGGTATCGCTGCCGTCACGACATCGGTGTTCCTCATCGGGCGTGCGTACGAGGAAATCATTAACCCCGAAATTAACGATCACCAATGA
- a CDS encoding PH domain-containing protein, with product MSETTSGPSWVTLASNERVVWNGSPSLRAAAGSLVISLLLVGFGVGGIMIAFSRGEALINALSVVLIGIGTVGIVGLLLHRRSVQYVLTSEKVYKKSGLLSCTVRTIWLSRIQHTTITQTVRERILSYGTIDIETAGGNASGFRLANVSDPEYTSALLTEHGATKPRTNERTSNRTVTAQPHAY from the coding sequence ATGTCGGAAACGACTAGCGGCCCATCGTGGGTAACACTCGCGTCGAACGAACGGGTCGTATGGAACGGGTCCCCGAGCCTCCGAGCAGCCGCCGGATCACTCGTGATAAGTCTGCTCCTCGTAGGATTTGGGGTTGGAGGAATCATGATTGCATTCAGCCGAGGAGAGGCGCTCATCAACGCACTCTCGGTCGTGTTAATCGGAATCGGAACCGTCGGTATCGTCGGGTTGCTTCTCCACCGCAGGAGCGTCCAATATGTCCTCACGTCCGAAAAAGTATACAAGAAATCAGGATTGCTCTCCTGTACAGTCCGTACGATTTGGCTTTCCCGAATCCAGCACACCACCATCACCCAAACCGTCCGAGAGCGCATCCTGTCGTACGGGACAATTGATATCGAGACAGCTGGTGGAAACGCGTCTGGCTTTCGTCTTGCAAACGTCTCGGACCCCGAGTATACGAGCGCCCTCCTCACCGAGCACGGAGCTACGAAGCCAAGAACCAACGAGCGAACCTCAAATAGAACGGTTACCGCACAACCACACGCGTACTAA